The sequence CTATATCGCGCAAAGCGCTCGGTCATCATCGGCGACCCGATGCAGCTGCGTCACATCAGCGCAGTGAGCCGCAGCAAGGATGCCGACCTGCAGACCAAGTACGGCCTGATTGAAGAGCGTGCCTCGTGGATGTATTCGGTCAACTCCCTTTACGACGTGGCCGCAGGCGTGGCCCGCGCGGAACAGGTGGTGAACCTGCGCGACCACCATCGGTGCCACGGGGACATCATCGAGTTTTCAAACCGGCAGTTCTATGGCGGCAAACTGCGCGTGGCGACCCGCTACGACAAGCTCAAACGGCCCCGTAGCGGTGGCCCTGGCGTGGTCTGGCAGGACGTGAAGGGCAAGACCGTCCGCCCCGCCAGCGGCGGCGCGCAGAACGCGCACGAAGCCAAGGCACTGGTCGATGCGCTCTACGACTTGCTCGTGACGCGTCGGTACGAGGGAACGGTTGGCGTTGTGACCCCGTTCAGGGCGCAGGCGCAGCTGATTCAGACGATGGTCGCCGCGCTTTCAGGCTTTGCCGACGTGGCCGGGCGCAGCCAACTGCTGGTCGATACGGTGCATCGCTTTCAGGGCGACGAACGCGATGTGATGTTCTTTTCCCCGGTGGTGTCCGAGGGCGTCGCCGTCGGTGCGCTGGGCTTCCTGCGTAGCAATGGCAATCTGTTCAACGTGGCCATCACCCGCGCACGCAGCCAACTGCACGTGGTGGGCGACCGGGCCGCAGCAGCAGGCTGTGGCGTCGATTACCTCGCCGAGTTCGCCAACTATGTCGGCACCGTGGGGCATACGCCCGAAGATACGGGTGGCGCAGGTGTGCGCACCTTCGGACCCGACTACCCGGCAGTCTCCAACCCCGAGCGCGTCTCGGACTGGGAACGCATGCTGTACCGCGCCCTCTATGCGGCCGGCGTGCGTTCGATACCGCAGTTCACCATCGAACAGTACGACCTCGACTTCGCCGTCATCGTGGGCGAGCGCCGCCTGAACATCGAAGTCGATGGCGAGCGCTACCACCGCAGCTGGACAGGCGAGCTGTGCCTGCGCGACCAGCTGCGAAACCAGCGTCTCATCGAACTGGGGTGGGAAGTGAAACGCTTCTGGGTCTATGAGGTTCGCGACCGACTGCCCGAATGCGTGAATTGGGTTGTAGCGTGGGTGAAGAAGGCGCAGGCGGACCAGCCGGCAGCCAAACAGCGAAAATCCGAGATGGAGAACGTGGACTGATGAGCGAGCGCCTGTTCAAGGAAGTGAATTACACGCTTGGCGTGCTGCTGAACGAAATCCAGCTGGGCGTCATCGGCTTGCCCGACATTCAGCGCCCCTTTGTGTGGGCCAACGCCAAGGTGCGTGACCTTTTCGATTCCATGTACAAGGGCTACCCGGTTGGGTACTTCCTGTTCTGGCAGACTGGCGCGGACGACGTCGGCACCAAGGGCATTGGTCAGGAGGCAAAGCAGAAGGCACCGTCGCTGCTCATTGTCGACGGTCAGCAGCGACTGACCTCGCTCTACGCCGTCGTAATGAAGGAGCCTGTGCTGCGGGAGAACTTTGAGCACGAACACATCCGGATTGCGTTCAATCCGCTCAAGGGCGAGTTTGCAGTTCCTGATGCCACAACCGAAAAGCAGCCCGAGTTCATCAGTGACATCTCCCAGGTCTTCGGGCGACCGACCCACAAGACCATCAACGAATACGTCAAGCGTCTGAGCGCTGCGCGCGAAGCCGATGGTGAGACGCTGAGTGACGAAGACGAGGAGCGAGTGGCCGAGGCCATTGGCCGTCTGGCGGGCCTGACCAACTTCCCTTTCGTCGCCCTTGAACTCACCCAGGCCGCCAATGAGGAGCAGGTGGCCGACGTCTTCGTACGCATCAACAGCGAGGGAAAGAAGCTCAACCAGTCGGACTTCATCCTGACTCTGATGTCTGTCCATTGGGATGAAGGGCGCACTGACCTTGAACGTTTCAGCGTGGCGACGCGCAAGCCGCTTGCCGGCAATGGACCCAGCCCGCTTAACCCCATCTTCCAGCCCGAGCCTGACCAACTGCTACGGGTCGACGTGGGGGTCGCATTCAGGCGCGGCCGCCTGGAGCATGTGTATTCGATTCTGCGAGGCAAAGACTTGCGTACGGGCGAGTTCAGCCCGGAGCGTAGGGGCGAGCAGTTCGAGCGGCTGAAGGCTGCACAGGCTCAGGTACTCAATCCTACCCATTGGGCGGATTTTCTCAACGTCGTGCGCGCTGCCGGCTACCGGAACCTGAGGTATGTGAGCTCCGAGGGGGCGCTTATCTTTGCCTATCAGTTGTACCTGATAGGCCGCACAGCCTGCGGTGTCGAGCCCTATGCGCTCAAACAGGCCGTTGCGCGATGGCTCTTCATGTCACTGCTCACCGGGCGGTACACCAGTTCACCCGAATCGCAGTATGAGTCTGACCTCAAGCTGCTTCCCGAGGTCAATGACCCGGATGCCTTCGTGAAGGCCTTGGGGGATGTGGAGGCGGCGACGCTGACAGATGACTTCTGGGCCAAATCGTTGCCGCTGGCACTGGCGACTTCGGCAAGCCGGGGGCCGAGCCTGTTTGCCTATTACGCGTCTCTGGTGCTGTGCGAGGCGCGGGCGCTGTTTTCCAAGGGGAAGGTGGCCGACCTTCTCGACCCGCCCGCGATTGGCAACAAGAAGCCGCTCGAGCGCCACCACCTGTTTCCGAAGCGATATCTCCAAAAACTTGGAGTGTCAGACATTCGCGATACGAACCAGATTGCGAACTATGCCCTGGTTGAATGGGACGACAACATTGCGATTTCGGATATTGCGCCCAAGGACTACTGGCCGACGTACGCGAGCCGGTTCGCTGACACGGAGCTCAAGGACATGATGCACTGGCATGCGCTACCAGAAGGTTGGCAGGAGATGGATTATCAAGGCTTTCTGGTGGCGCGGCGGCCGCTGGTGGCCCAAGTTATCAAGCAAGGCTACTTGAAGCTGCTGGGCAAGGCATAGTGATGGCAGGTCGTTTTGCGTATCCGGCTCATGAGGCTCTCCAGGTTATTGATGGTGCGCTGGCTGCAGAGCTTGGTATCCATAGGTTCGACACGCCGAGTCGAAGCAAGGCGCAGCTTTTCGGAATGGGCGGTCCGCTTGGGCGCCAGTTTGCAATCGTTCTGGGTAACACAGACGTTACGACCGGTTACCACCCGGCAAAGCAGACGCGCCTACTCTTCGAGCGGTGTGAGCTACCCAATCTCCCTGGCATCGACGTATGTATTGAGCCATACCAAGGGTCTCGCATCAGGATGCAGCAGGATTCCAAACTGGCAACACCCAATCAGGTCTCCTGCTTGGTTGCCGACGAAACGGCCATGGTGGCGCTTTTGCGTTGGTATGCGGGGCGAGCCAACCCTGCGCTTGGCTCCCTGGCGCTTGCGCGGACACGTGTTGCGAAGGCTGCGGACGATGCGGGGTTTGACTTGGAAGTGGTGGAAGAAGGGGGTTGGATGGTGTTTCGCTCCACTGCCTTCCCGGCACGCTTGGGCATTGCGCTACGTGATTCGGAAAACTACTCGGTCGGGCTGAGCGAGGAGGCTATCGGCCTTCGCGTGGAGGATGAGTTCGGTATCGTGCCGTCCGCAGAGCGTAGCCCGTGGGCAGTCTGTTTCGAGGTGGTGGCTGGCTACGAGAAACTGTACGCGCTCATTCAGCGAATTGCCGCGGTTGCGCGTGCGCTCGGCCAGGAAGGGCTCAGGGACTTCGCGAAACTCAAAGCCCAAGCAACCAGCACGACCGAGGTGATGCGCGAAGCGGTGCAGCGTGTGGGGCAGGACCTCTTTCGCCGCACGCTTATTCAGTACTGGGCCGGGAAGTGCGCGGTGACCGGCCTTGACATGGTGGAACTCCTACGCGCGTCTCACATAAAACCGTGGGCAAAGTGCCAAACCGATGAGGAGCGTCTCGACGTGTTCAACGGTTTGTTGCTGGCGCCACATCTGGATGCGCTGTTCGACAAGGGCTTGGTGACCTTCTCAGACGAGGGTGTGATGTACCGCTCTCCCCTGCTGTCAGAGGCGCAGATTGAAACGTTGGGCCTCAATGTCGGTGACTTTCGGCCGCTTGCCCTGTCAGAAGCCCATCGACAGTATCTGGCTTGGCATCGCGCCCATGTGTTCAGGTCCTACGCTGCGGGCGTGGTGTGACAACTCGACGCTACCCGAATCCCTTCAGTGGGCGACCGAAGCCGGTCGAACTGGAAAGCTATTTCATGCTGTCACCCATGGTGTTCCTAAAGCTTTTCGGGGTGTCGCAGCGGGTCATTTGGCGGGAACTGGGGCTCGAATCGACAATTAAGAGCATTGAATATCACCAGAAGCGAGGTCAGGAACCCCCAGAGAAACTCGCTGAGCAGTTTATTTCTGCTCTTCCTGTGTCCTTTCAAGCTGCACTGCGTACGTCTAGGGTTCAGGGTAAGGAGTTGCAGGAAAACGGGGCGGTTGAGCCCGGCGAGCTATGGCAGCCATGGGCGACGTTTTTCCTCGGCCGCTTCCCGGATATTCCTCCCTCGGAGTACCCGTACGCCAGTCAGTATCTTCTTGCCCTGGAGCGCGCCTTGGTTCGACCCTCAATGCTGCTCCAGCAGGAGCGGTACGTTGAGGCTGTGTCCGCGATGTCGTGCAGTCCCGTCTTGCGCGATTTCATGTCGCCCGAGGTCACTGCTGCCATGCGTGCGGTGACATCTCCAAAACGCTTGGTGTTCGTGCAATGGGCGATTCACATTGAGGTCGCCCTTTCTTATATAGCAGCTTGGGGCGCGTTCCTGCCCGAGAAGGGGCGCTCTGAGCTACAACACGACCTGCAATTGCTTGTCGCAGGAAAGTCTGCTGAGGACTGCACGCCTCTGCAGGTCTTTTTCGGCCTCCTATTGCGCGATGCAAGCGTCGCTAGTCAGGCTGAATTCGTAGATTTGTTGAATCAGCACGGGGTGCAGGTCGAACTGCGAACTTTGCAGCGATGGAGTGCCGGGAAGACCGTTCCTGAAGAGGCTTACGTCCGGCTCATCGCAAAGATGCTACGACCAGACAATACGGACCATATTCTCGATTTGTACGATGTGGCGCGACATTTGACCTTCCTTGGTTACGTCACGGAAACACTTCTGCGTCGCATTCAGCCCCATCTAGAGACCCCGGGAGCCGCGTCGGTGTTTGCGCCTTGGCCGACGTTCCCCTTCAAGTGCGTGAGTTTCACCGACTGGCTAAAACGGCGCTATCCGGTTTGGTTTGACTATCACCGCAACCTGATTGCGTCCGGCGTGAGCCCTCTGGACCTCGAGCGCCGGATGCAGAGCAGCTAGCTGATTACTTCCCGCCCTTGGCCGGGGCATTCCCGCGGTTTCCACCAGAAGGGTTGCCGGTCGTCGACGGCCAGTTTCCGCCCTGGAACCCGGTAGAGGGGCGGCCACCCCCCGCACCAAGGTTGCTGCCCGACTTGCCGCCCGTGTTGCCGGATTTGCCCGCAGTGCCGTTGGACTTGCTCATGACTTTCTCCTGTTGTGAATCGCCGAAATTGGCTGGGGCCAGTGTGCGCTCCAAGGCGGTGCGGTCCAACGACAGGGTTTGGAAAACCACTCCTCCCCTTGGCGTAGCGTCGGCAGGAGAGGGTGCGCATCAGTGCTCAAGGCGTACCTCGCTCGCCCCGCCGCCGCTGTTATCTGATATGGCATCAGTGCAACAGTCCAGGGGCAGGGTGCCAGCCTTCTTTCGGTTGTAGTACGTCCGCCTAGAGACGCCCAGCCTCTCCCAAGGTGCCGAACGTTCGACCGAAGCGGGGCGTGGCTGGCTCCACCGCTTCTGCGCCCGGCTTCGCTGCAGGCTGCTGAACGCTTCGAGACTGAAGCGGCGCCAAGTCCACTTGGCGACCGATTTCGCGACGGCCCGAACCTCGGGGAAGGCCAGAGGCGTAGCGAAGCGTGAGTTCAGCCCCTCGGCCTCGTGGAGCAGCGCGCGCGCCCACAGCTCCTGATTCGCGTCAGCGCTCTTGTACGTGCGCACCATGCTGTACGACCAACTCCGTAGGTGGTCGAACAGCGTCACATTTCGTCCGAGGCCGACGTTCTCTTCGGACAGGCGCGAGGGCTTGGGCAGGGTGACCCAGTCGGCCAGTTCTTCGAGCGAATACGCGCGGTCGTGGATGAACCAGGTCTTCCACTGTCCATGAAGGGGATTTTTGCTCACAAGCCCTGAGTAACGCGGGTCCGCTTTCAGGCCGAGCCGGAATGCCGACTCAATCGCCGCTGCGTAGCGCAGCGGCTTGTCACGGCCAGCGGGCGCGGTGATGACGGGCACCTCAAGCAGGTAGCCGTAGTGAGCATGCGTATTGACCGGATTGACGGCAATCCAGTTGGGGGCCGGGAGGTTGGCGGTCTCCCAGGCAATCGCTGCAAGCGGAATGTCGACGTCAAATACTAGCCAATGGCGGACGTAGGCCGGGTTGAGCTGGAGGTGGCTTTTCTCGACTGCGATGCTCGCGGGTCGGATGATGAGTCCGCGCTCAAGATTGTCGGTGCAATACGGGCGTCGGGGGAGTCTATCTACAATAAGGTCGGTCAGGGAGCTCATGGGCCATCTCTGATGGCCCCCGTTGCGTTACTTTGCTTTTTGCCTTGTGCTTCAGTGTTTCGATGTGTTTTGTCCTCACCGCGACAGGGGGACTGGGTGCGTTGAAGGAAAGTCAGTTGGTTGGGTGGAAGGTTAGCTTGTCTTGTTGCTCGCACCTCCCGTCTTGGCACTCGTATGCCCTGCTGCAGCGAGGGCGGCGATGAGTTCCTTCAGTTGAGTGCGCAGCGACTCCGACTCGCCGCGCAGGCGTGCGGCTTCTTCGGCTTTCTTTGCCGTCTCTGCCTGGCTCGACGCAAGCGCCTGTTCGAGCGCTTTGACGCGGCCTGCGCTCGCCCGGGCCTCTGCCAACTCAAGCTCAAGGTGACGCTGTTGCTGGTGCAGTTGCTCGATGGTGCCGCTCTGTGTGGTCTCGATGTGTTCGAGTCGCTCGACTTCTGAGAGCGCAGTTGCGAGTTCAGCCCGAGCCGCTGCAACCTTGGCCCGTGCCTGCTCCTCGAGTTGTTGGGTCTTCTCGTTTGCCAAGCGCGTAGCAGCCGACCAGATAGCGCCGGCGAACTCCTGGGCGCGCCCCTGCAGCTCGGGAGGCATTGTTTGAGCTGCTGCGCCAGCCATGCTTCTGTTCTCGCGCCACGCATCGAGACTGCGCTTCACAGTCGTGTAGGAGCCGCCGCCAATGCGCGACTGGACGGCCTTGATGGATGGCTCTCCACCCTCGGACAGGATGGTTTCAGCGGTTTGTGCGACGAGTTCGTCGTCGGCGAGTCTGCGT comes from Denitromonas sp. and encodes:
- a CDS encoding GmrSD restriction endonuclease domain-containing protein → MSERLFKEVNYTLGVLLNEIQLGVIGLPDIQRPFVWANAKVRDLFDSMYKGYPVGYFLFWQTGADDVGTKGIGQEAKQKAPSLLIVDGQQRLTSLYAVVMKEPVLRENFEHEHIRIAFNPLKGEFAVPDATTEKQPEFISDISQVFGRPTHKTINEYVKRLSAAREADGETLSDEDEERVAEAIGRLAGLTNFPFVALELTQAANEEQVADVFVRINSEGKKLNQSDFILTLMSVHWDEGRTDLERFSVATRKPLAGNGPSPLNPIFQPEPDQLLRVDVGVAFRRGRLEHVYSILRGKDLRTGEFSPERRGEQFERLKAAQAQVLNPTHWADFLNVVRAAGYRNLRYVSSEGALIFAYQLYLIGRTACGVEPYALKQAVARWLFMSLLTGRYTSSPESQYESDLKLLPEVNDPDAFVKALGDVEAATLTDDFWAKSLPLALATSASRGPSLFAYYASLVLCEARALFSKGKVADLLDPPAIGNKKPLERHHLFPKRYLQKLGVSDIRDTNQIANYALVEWDDNIAISDIAPKDYWPTYASRFADTELKDMMHWHALPEGWQEMDYQGFLVARRPLVAQVIKQGYLKLLGKA
- a CDS encoding HNH endonuclease, with translation MAGRFAYPAHEALQVIDGALAAELGIHRFDTPSRSKAQLFGMGGPLGRQFAIVLGNTDVTTGYHPAKQTRLLFERCELPNLPGIDVCIEPYQGSRIRMQQDSKLATPNQVSCLVADETAMVALLRWYAGRANPALGSLALARTRVAKAADDAGFDLEVVEEGGWMVFRSTAFPARLGIALRDSENYSVGLSEEAIGLRVEDEFGIVPSAERSPWAVCFEVVAGYEKLYALIQRIAAVARALGQEGLRDFAKLKAQATSTTEVMREAVQRVGQDLFRRTLIQYWAGKCAVTGLDMVELLRASHIKPWAKCQTDEERLDVFNGLLLAPHLDALFDKGLVTFSDEGVMYRSPLLSEAQIETLGLNVGDFRPLALSEAHRQYLAWHRAHVFRSYAAGVV
- a CDS encoding replication initiation protein; protein product: MSSLTDLIVDRLPRRPYCTDNLERGLIIRPASIAVEKSHLQLNPAYVRHWLVFDVDIPLAAIAWETANLPAPNWIAVNPVNTHAHYGYLLEVPVITAPAGRDKPLRYAAAIESAFRLGLKADPRYSGLVSKNPLHGQWKTWFIHDRAYSLEELADWVTLPKPSRLSEENVGLGRNVTLFDHLRSWSYSMVRTYKSADANQELWARALLHEAEGLNSRFATPLAFPEVRAVAKSVAKWTWRRFSLEAFSSLQRSRAQKRWSQPRPASVERSAPWERLGVSRRTYYNRKKAGTLPLDCCTDAISDNSGGGASEVRLEH
- a CDS encoding DNA-binding protein, whose amino-acid sequence is MARRLADDELVAQTAETILSEGGEPSIKAVQSRIGGGSYTTVKRSLDAWRENRSMAGAAAQTMPPELQGRAQEFAGAIWSAATRLANEKTQQLEEQARAKVAAARAELATALSEVERLEHIETTQSGTIEQLHQQQRHLELELAEARASAGRVKALEQALASSQAETAKKAEEAARLRGESESLRTQLKELIAALAAAGHTSAKTGGASNKTS